The DNA region ATCAGAGAACGCACTCAATAGTGAGGACCCGGTCTTGGTGATGCATAGCCCCATGTCCAAAGTAGAATGAAGATAACGCAAGATGCGTTTAACCGCCGCCCAATGAATTGTTGTTGGTGCGGATAAAAATTGGCACACTCTATTAACAGAGAACGAGATATCCGGCCGAGTCAAGGACAAATATTGGAGAGCTCCAACAACACTGCGATAGCGTGTAGTGTCTTCACTTGATAGGGGATCACCACTCTTGAGAAATAATTTTTCATTAGGAAGCATAGGAGTTGGAACATCATTGCAGGAGGACATGTTTGTGCGCTGTAGCAATTCTTGAATATATTTGCGTTGTGTCAAGACGAGGCTGGTGGAGGTGTGATGTACCTCAATACCAAGAAAATATCCAAGATTACCAAGATCTTTTACTGCAAAATCAGTCTCAAGTTGAGTGAGAAGGCGATCCGTAGCCGATGACGAAGAGCTCATAATAAtgatatcatcgacatagatgAGAATATACATCTTAACACCGCCTTTGTtgaagaaaaatagagaaacatcGGCCTTGGAAGCATAAAACCCCAGCTGTAATAATTTGCCGCTCAGGCGAGAAAACCAGGCACGAGgggcctgtttgagaccatataATGATTTATCAAGCTTGCATATATAAGTTGGATGAGCGGAATCAACAAAACCAGGTGGCTGCTTCATATATACATCTTCTTTAAGATGGCCATGTAAAAAGGCATTCTGAATGTCAATCTGGCGAAGAGACCAGCCACGAGAGACTGCAAGGGATAATAGCAACCGGATGGTGGTGGGTTTGACAACCGGGCTGAAtgtatcatcataatcaacTCCATATTGTTGCTTAAATCCCTTGGCTACCAGTCGGGCTTTATAACGATCAATAGAACCATCAGCTTTGTGCTTGAGtttgaaaatccacttgcaaTCAATTATATTGAGACCGGGACGTGGGGGTATCAAATGCCAAGTCTTGTTCTTGATAAGAGCCTGGAATTCCTTATTCATTGCTGACTGCCATAGGGGATTTGCTAGAGCGGTGACATGTGATGTGGGAACTGCATCAGTAGTTCGGACTGCAGAATAGGTAACTGTACCATCAGTGCGTATTTTTGGTTGCCGGAGATTATGACTTAATCTTGTGCGGTGGGGATGTGCAGGAGGATTGTGTGGAGCTGCTTCCAATTCTGCAACAGGCTGAGGCGCGACATTTGGCGTAGGGCCCGCCTGGTCTGCTGACGCGGGGCCCGCCTGATCTGCTGACGCGTCGGGTGGCTGTGCCGCAGGGGACACGGGCGGGGAGCGCGGGGAGCGCTGGCCAGCCTGGTGCGCGTCCGCGGGCGAAGACTGCGGAAGCGGTTGTTGGCGCGGGGTACCAGGCACGGCAGTGGTCGGTGCTTCCATCAAAATAGCTCCGGGATTTTCAGCTGCATGCATAAAATTTCCAGGGAATATATGTATATGGTTAGTGTTCAAATTAACGCTGCTACTGTCCATGTTGGGTGCAACGTTGGATGAAGGAATATTGGAGAAGGGAAATTTTGTCTCATCAAATATGACGTCGCGCGAGATGTAGATGCGACCCGAATCCATGTCAAGACATTTGTATCCCTTATGAAGACCACTATAGCCCAAAAACACACAAGCTTTGGATCGAAAGGACAGTTTGTGTTGATTATAGGGTCGTAGATGTGGCCAGCATGCGCAACCAAAAATTCGTAGCATAGAATAATTTGGTGGGGTTTTGAAGAGGCGTTCTAGCGGACACAGGTTGTCAAGGACTCGGGTGGGTAAACGATTGATGAGATATGTGGCAGTGAGAaaagcttcatcccaaaattttATTGGAACCGATGCATGAGCAAGGAGAGCAAGCCCAGTTTCCACAATGTGACGATGCTTTCGTTCGGCCGACCCATTTTGTTGATGTGTATGCGGACAAGAAACATGATGGGCTATACcaagatttttaaaaaattggttATGAAGTTTTTGATATTCTCCCCCCCAGTCAGATTGAACACGTTTGATTTTAGTGTCAAGGAGACGCTCAACATGGGCTTGAAACTGTAGAAAAATGCGTTGAGCCTCAGTTCTATCATGCATCAAATATATCCAGGTAAACTTAGTAAAGTCATCAATGAAACTTATATAATATTTGTAGCCACCAACAGATACTGGAGCAGGGCCCCAGACATCAGAAAAAATGAGTTCTAAGGGAGCAGTAGAACGATGAACAGCATGTGTATAAGGAAGTTGATGACTTTTGCCTAATTGACACGCATTACAAACTGAGGAATTGGACTCCTTGACATGGGGAAGTTTATTCAAATGTAAAATGGATCGCACGACGGGGGTGGAAGGGTGGCCAAACCGAGCATGCCACTGTTCAGACGACACCTTGGCAGTAAGGAGGGCTTGCTTGAAGAACTCAACATCGGAGGGCTTGATGGGGTAGAGACCGGATTCAGATCTTCCTTCCAGAAGAACTTGCTTCGTTGCCTTGTCCTTTATAAGAAAATGATAAGGATGGAATTCAAAGAATATATTATTATCACGAGCAAGTTTATGAACAGAAAGAAGATGTTTGGATATATCAGGAACATGAAGCACATTATTTAGGGCAATAGGACGTGTAGCAGTATTAAACGAACAAGAACCAATATGCATAATATTCAAACCTGTCCCGTTGCCAATTTGCACCGATTCGCCACCGTGGTACTGTTCCCGAAGGGCTAGGCGGTCAAGATCACTTGTTATGTGATCTGTAGCCCCCGTGTCAACGTACCAATTGGGGTCGATCTTGTAAGAAGAGGTAGTAGCCATCGCAGCGGACGGTTGATCTTCCTGGAACGATTCATCCATCCTGTACCAGCACTTGATGGCCGTGTGACCAGTGCGCCCACAGATCTGACAGGTGGGGCGAGAGGAGCCTGGCGAGGAGGCGGGTCTGTGCCCGCGACCCTGAAAGGGCGCCCCACCGCGGCCTCGGGAATCGCCGCGCCCAGGAAAACCGCCACGCCCACGTCCGCGCTGCGGATGGCCGCGACCAGCAAAATTGGCCTGGGCGCCAATGTTGATCTTCGTCTCCGCCTGAGACTGCAATTGGCGAGCCTCGTACGCCAAGAGATAGGAATAGACGTCGTCAAGCGACAGCGCCTCCGTTTTGGTGGTCATCGAAGTGACGAATGAATCATAATCCGAGGGGAGGCCGGCGAGAAGATAGGCGATGATCTCGTCATCGCGGAGAGGCGCGTCGGCTGCAGCCAATTCAGACGCGAGCGACTTGATTTTGCGAAAGtagtcggcggcggagagaTCATTTTTCTTGGCGACGGCAAGATTAATGCGGACTTGGACGGCACGGGCGCGGGTGGCAGAAGAGAACATCCTCTTGAGGATGTCCCATGCTTCTTTGGATGTGGTGGCGGTAACAACATCTTGGAGCATGTCTTCCGacatggaggagaggaggccaCTAAGCAATTGCTGGTCTTGGTCATACCAGACGCCATAGGCGGGATTGGGGACGAGGTCGGCACCCTCGGCAGTGGAGGCGGGAACTTGCTGTGCCGGCGCGGTGATCGTCCCGTCAATGAAACCGATCAGTTTAGTGCTCCGAAGATACGGCAGAAGCTGGGCGCGCCATAAAGTGTAATTGGTTTTGTTAAGCCGAATGGTAACGGCATGATGGATGGGGATAGGAGCGAAAGTTGTGGTGGAGGAGAGACttgtagaggaggaggaagaggaggaggaggaagaagaagttgTTGTCGACATGATTAGACGACTGGCTCTGTTACCATGTTGGAGGAAATGGCGCTGCTTTACCTCTCTGGGTCAGCGTGCCTCATTCATATAGATGTTTGGGAATCAACCAATCAAAGGAAAGATTACATGCGTGGCTCATGGCTCACGGCAATAGGAGACGCAGCTCCAATCAAGGGATTAGCTCCTGCTAAATATACATGATGCGCATATAGCCCTTGCTAAATATAGATGATACACTTCTATGTTTAACACGAGTAAGTAGCAATGATGACTAGCAAAAGAAAACAGCAAGTAAAACAAAAAGTACTTCAAAAGATATGTATACTAAAATATAACTCTACCTAAGGCGATTAAAACACAGTTTTCTATTTAGCTCATGGATCACGAGCCTTTGCCAAGTACACTGCTCCAAATATAGTACCACAAATTTCCATCGTCGTTTCAAGGTGAGTTCCTTGCCGGTGTTCACTCTCACCGTTGGTCCATGGATTAATAAAGAGGATTAATAAGCGGCACGGCACTGGTCGCACGTGCCACGGCAGTGGAAATCGAACCGATCACCTCTACGTCGCTCCGTTTAACCAGTGCAGTTGCCGTCCTCGACGCCAGCAGGACAGGAACCCCACGGCGACGGCGAGTACGACAACGAGTAGTTGCCACTGAATTTTGGTACAATCCGGTCATTTTCTGCTAGTTACACCATCTTGTTCAAGGTGTACTTGTGTCTTGTATCTCGCTGGTAGAAAATGCATCGAATACGTACGCGGGCCTGTTTAGAAACCGAGAAATAAAGAGGAAAGAAAGGGGAAGATTGTGCATCTAAAAGGTTGTGTTTGTGATGTGTCTGGTGAGAACTCTAGAAATCTTACGCAACAAAGAACAATTACGGAGAATTAATATATGTATCTCTTAATAACTAAGAGAACATGTCTTAGATCATTACCGAATCATGTCTAGCTTAGACGAAGAGATGACGTAGAGATCTTGTAGCTTCGGAGGACGACCAACCTAAGAAGCCAGTCATTGTATTTGTAGACAGTGGCTCTTGAGTCATCTCGAAAGTTGATGGCTCTCTCACTCTCAGCAGACAGCTGCCGCCGCGTGCCACGTCATGCCATACGCCAAACCGCTCAGCACGAGGGGAAGGGCGGAAACAGGCATGGTGCCGGCAAATTTTGTATTTTAGACAACATACGGTaccgtatttgcgaaaatagacaacagtttagcgtatttacaaatttagcactcgtattcggaaCCTCAGTTACCGAATACTCGATTTTGGAACctcagaatccgaaaacagcACGGACCCACTgttttcggcaactcagttaccgaatacggtactgttcaccgtattcggcaactcagttaccGAAAACACAGTAAACAGTACCGTATTCAACAAAAAACACagtaaacagtgccgtattcggcaactgagttgccgaatacggcctgtCAGTCTGCCGCGCCGGGACGAGTGGCAGCGCTACAGTaaagaagctagcaagctaGCGTCTGAGCTAGGAAGGCATAGAAATGCcggtttttttatttaattcgtgaatttttttagtacaaaaatagtccaaaaattctaaacgttttcatgagcaaattagagatcactagcaacccattttaattagtttggttcaaaaagcctgagccaatatttaaatAGAATTATCCTAATAAACCAACTTTTATAaactctagcaaattttaatacctcaaataaattcacaaaaatctagaaaaattcactaatattcttctaatgtggtgtaataatttataaaaatattttcaaccctatgttatttggtgaaaaaatgagttcctttgtaatgatctatttatatgcattttcatcatttcatgtgatattcgctttttaattcaatttgaataaaaaaaattcaaatatacacAATACCTTGGTTTTCAGATTAATTAAAAATGCTCAATATAATATGTTGCCGGCACCAAGCTGACAACGTCAGGCAATAAACAGTTGGTATGAACAGTTCCTGGAGTCTCATTTGGCCTCACCTCAGCTTGTGACTGAAAAAGACACGTGCCGGCAACATattatattgagaatttttgaattaatctgagaaccaaggtattatgcatgtttaaatttttttatttaaattgaattaaaaagcgaatatcacatgaaataatgaaaatacatataaatagatcattacaaaggaactcattttttcaccaaataacatagggttggaaacatttttataaattattacaccacattagaagaatattagtgaatttttctagatttttgtgaatttatttgaggtattaaaatttgctagagttTATAAAAGTTGGTTTATTAGGataattctaattaaatattggctcaggctttttggaccaaactaattaaaatgggttgctagtgatctctaatttgctcatgaaaacgtttagaatttttggactatttttgtattcCAAAAAAATTCgcgaattaaataaaaaaaccgGCATTTCTATGCCTTCCTAGCTCAGACGCtagcttgctagcttctttACTGTAGCGCTGCGACTCGTCCCGGCGCGGCAGACTGGacaggccgtattcggcaactgagtcgccgaatacgacactgtttaCTGTGTTTTTGGTAACTCAGTtgtcgaatacggcactgtttactGTGTTTTCggtaactgagttgccgaatacggtgaacagtatcgtattcggtaactgagttgccgaaaacAGTGGGTCCGggctgttttcggattctgagGTTCCAAAATCGAGTATTCGGTAACTGAGGttccgaatacgagtgctaaatttgtaaatatgctAAACTGTTGTCTATTTTCGTAAATACGGTACCGTATGTTGTCTAAAATACAAAATTGCCTGTCTCGCACATCCTAAATTAGTCTTCAAAGTAGATTTCAGCTTAAGGATGCGGtgctaaaaaataaaataaaataaaaaaaggccGAAACGGCAAACATCCCTATGAAAATCTAATTCGACATGATTGAAAGTGTTGAAAGTGACGACAGACAAGTTTGAATTTTGTAGAAGAGAAAATAATTTGAGCTAAAACGGTGATAAATCGGTTTATCACGTCTACCGGTGAACCGAATAAAACAATTTACTATTTTTATcagtattttatttaaatttttttaaatttatttaaattttattggtATATCTGATAAAATATATTTACCCGTGCTCTCCAGTAAATCCGGGAAAAAAACCAGTTTTGCAGAGCATCCACAGGAGCCACGATATAACAAGGTGGAAGAATAGAACGAAACGGAACGACCACACCAACCAGTAAGGCTCCTCTCCTCCCGTCCTGCCAAGAATAGGCGACAATGGCCGATAAGGGCGATACGGCGGCCATGGCCGTCCTTGGTAAGAACTAGGaggaagaacttcttgattatTCCTGTAAACCCTTTCTGTTTCTGGCtttcttgtttgcttgtttgattGACGCTTCGATCGGCTTATTCATCATTGCTTCCTCGGATGCACGGCAGGCTGGTCGCCTTCTTGGATTTGTGGGCGGCAGGACGGGTGGCTCACCGTCGCATCGCTGTGCGTGCAGAGGAGCCTGATCGACTGCGTCAATGTGGTGCTCCTCGTCGCCTACGTCTCTGCGCTGGTTGCCGCCTGCGTCCCGCTGCAGCGCGCCGGCCGGAGGAGCAGCTGTTGCGGGTGGCGGTGGGAGGTGCTCATGGTATCCGTGTGCTGCGTCGCGGCTGCCGCAGGGTACGGCGTCACCGGTTTCCAGGATGCCTCAAACATCGCGGCGGTGGCTCCTTACTTCGTCAGGGGGTTGGTCTGGGTCGTCCTGGCGGCTTCGTTGCACGTCCAGCCGACGAGGCCGGCGAGGGCCGTCGCCGTCCTCTGGTGGGGCCTCTTCTCGTTGCTCATCACCGCGTACAATGTGGAGCTCCTTGCCGGGGGCCTCCGGCTCGACGTCGCAGAAGCAATAGCGTGGCCGGCGAACTTCCTCCTGCTTCTCTGCGTCCTCGACTCACTGCTCCGGCGAAGCCACGGGCACCACCAGGACGCCCCCAACGACGACGGCTTGTCGGAGCCTCTGATCGACAAGGACAAAGCGGTGCAGTACTCGGAGCTGTACCGGGCTGGCCTGTTCAGTCAGCTCGCCTTCTCCTGGCTGAACCCTCTGCTCCGTCTCGGCCGCTCCAAGGTGCTAGACCTCGCCGACGTCCCGCTCATCGCCGGCGAGGACAGCGCGCAGAACGCCTCGCAGAAGTTCGCCGAGGCCTGGAGCCGCCATGTGCACGACAAGGCGAGGAGCCGCCGGagcagcagcctcgccctcgTCTTGTTCAAGTGCTTCCTCGGGGAGATCGCGCTCACCGGCTTCTACGCCTTCCTGAGAATGCTGTCTATAGCGGTGTCCCCTCTACTGCTCTTCGCCTTCGTGTGGTACAGCAACCAGGAAGAGAGGGACCTCCGCGCCGGCCTGCAGCTCGTCGGCTGCTTGCTGCTCATGAAGCTCGTCGAGTCGCTATCGCAGCGGCATTGGTTCTTCGACTCGAGGAGGACCGGGATGCGCATCCGGTCTGCGCTGATGGCGGTCATCTTCCAGAAGCAGCTCAGGCTGTCTAGCCAAGGGAGGAAGAACCACTCCACCGGCGAGATCGTCAACTACATTGCGGTCGACGCGTACCGGCTTGGCGACGCCATCAGCTGGCTGCACATGGGGTGGAGCTCGCCACTTCAGCTAGCCTTTGCAGTGGGCACGCTCTTCTGGGCACTGAAGCTTGGGGCTCTTCCCGGTCTAGCCCCCCTCGTCATCTTCGGCTTCCTCAACGTGCCGTTCGCGAAGATCTTGCAAGGGTACCAGGCAAAGTTCATGGTTGCGCAGGACGAGAGGCTCCGGTCGACGTCCGAGATACTGAACAGCATGAAGATCATCAAGCTGCAGTCATGGGAGGAGAAGTTCCGGCACGTCATCCAGTCGCTCAGGGACGCCGAGTTCAGATGGCTGAGCGAGACCCAAATGAAGAAGGCCTATGGAGCGGTCATGTACTGGATGTCCCCGACGGTCGTCTCCGCAGTGATGTACACCGCGACGGCGATCATCGGGAGCGCACCCCTGAATGCCAGTACACtcttcactgtcttggccaccctGAGAGTCATGGCTGAGCCGGTGAGGTTTCTTCCTGAGATCCTCACAATAATGATCCAGTACAAGGTGTCGTTAGACCGTATCGAGAAGTTCCTCCTCGAAGATGAGATCAAAGAGGAGGATGTGAGGAGGGAACCTTCTAATGACTCTGACATCAGAATTCAAGTCCAAGATGGAAATTTCAGCTGGAATGCAAGTGGGGCTCATCTGTCACTTTGGAATGTTAACCTTAGCATCAGTAGAGGCGAGAAAGTGGCCGTCTGCGGCCCGGTTGGCTCAGGGAAATCTTCACTCCTGCATGCGTTACTTGGGGAGATACCTAGGATATCAGGATCAGTAAGTGACAGAGAAATCGATGCTCTTTAATTTTATGCAGGTACAAAGATTTCAACTATATATGTTATACCTGAGAACATGACAAAACTGTGTTTTGCAGGTTGAGGTATTTGGCTCAGTGGCATATGTTTCACAGAACTCCTGGATACAGAGTGGGACTGTCCGCGACAACATACTCTTCGGGAAGCCGTACAACAAGGAACTGTATGAGAAGGCAATCAAGGCTTGTGCTCTGGACAAGGATATAGAAAATTTTGATCATGGAGACCTGACAGAGATTGGTCAGAGAGGACTCAACATGAGTGGAGGCCAGAAGCAAAGGATTCAGCTGGCTAGAGCCGTCTACAATGATGCAGATGTTTATCTCCTGGATGACCCTTTCAGTGCAGTTGATGCACACACCGCTGCGGTTCTTTTCTATGTAAGCTGCAAATGTCCTCCTTAATCTGTATCCCGTAAAGCAAGCCGTTTTCTGCTGCACGCAGTTCTAATGGCAATGTTCTTGCAGGATTGTGTAATGACGGCACTTGCAGAGAAGACGGTTTTTCTTGTGACCCACCAAGTTGAATTTCTAACTGAAACTGATAGGATTCTGGTAAGTTGATCTTCCGAACATGATTGTTTATGGCTCTTTATATCGAAGATCCTTGTGTCATAAACTGCCTTTGCTGTGACAGGTAATGGAAGGAGGTAAAGTTGGTCAACAAGGGAAATATTCAGAACTACTGGAATCTGGGACAGCATTTGAGAAGCTGGTTTCTGCTCACCAATCTTCGATCACAGCATTGGATACTAGTGCCAGCAACCAGAACCAAGTTCAAGGGCAACTGGTGTCTGATGATAACATAGTGCCAAGTGCATTGCAGGCTACAAGGCAGGCTAGCGACATCGAAATCTCTGCAAAAGGGCCTTCAGCAGTCATCCAGCTgacagaagaggaggagaaggggatcGGCGTCCTGGGATGGAAGCCATACAAAGACTACATAAATGTCTCCAAGGGCACTTTCCAATTCTCAGGCATGTGTGCTTCTCAGGTGCTCTTCACATGCTTTCAGATCATGTCCACATACTGGTTGGCGGTAGCTGTTCAGATGGATAACGTCAGTGCTGCACTTCTAGTTGGGGCCTATTCTGGGCTCTCCATCTTCAGCTGCTGCTTCGCCTACTCTAGAAGCCTTTTCGCGGCTACTCTGGGGCTCAAGGCCTCCAAAGCATTCTTCAGCGGGCTAATGGATTCTGTTTTCAAGGCTCCAATGTCATTTTTTGACTCAACACCAGTGGGAAGAATTTTAACAAGGGTATGGGCTTTATTTTAATCGTCTTATTTAAAAAAACTCGATCACCCTAAAAGAAACTAGGTAGTATTATAAATAATAAGAAATATACACTTAAATTCGCGTCGAGGAGAACTCAAATCTACATACTCAACCAACTGAGCTTAGCTCAGTTCCTTATTGTCTTATTTACAAAACAAGATCATAAAAATAACAAGCTAGTTCTAAATTTTCAAAAAGGAAAAGGTTAAATTCAAGTCCTTATCTACGCAGGCATCTTCAGATTTAAGCATTCTGGACTTCGACATACCTTACTCCATGGCTTTTGTGGCCACGGGCGGTATTGAGGTTGTAACTACAGTACTGGTCATGGGTACTGTAACTTGGCAAGTCTTGGTTGTAGCAATCCCAGTTACAATCACCATGGTATATGTTCAAGTCAGTATACATTGCTGCAAACAATTACTCTAGTTAGTTAAAAGAATGTATCTTGCGACTTTTCTGTGCTAACGCATAATTGTCAAAATATGAAAGAGGTACTATGTTTCATCAGCCAGAGAGCTAGTAAGAATCAATGGAACGACGAAGGCACCTGTCATGAACTATGCATCGGAATCAATTCTTGGTGTGGTGACGATCAGGGCGTTTACAGCAACAGAGAGGTTCATCCACAACAACATGAAGCTCATCGACACCGATGCAACGCTGTTCTTCCACACCGTTGCTGCGCAGGAGTGGGTGCTCATAAGAGTAGAGGCACTGCAGTCCTTGACAATACTTACATCAGCATTGTTCCTTGTTTTGGTTCCTCCAGGAGTAATTTCACCAGGTATCAATACAACCATTACGATGAGATCTTCCTTCTCAATTGTATCTTCGGGTAATCAGGGTTGATAAAACATTCCCATTATGAACTTTTTTCAGGCTTTGCGGGACTTTGCCTCTCCTATGCTTTGACGCTGACTTCAGCACAGGTCTTCTTGACAAGGTTCTATTCCTACTTGGAAAACTACATCATCTCAGTCGAGCGAATCAAGCAGTATATGCACCTCCCGTCGGAGCCACCAGCCATTATACCAGAAAATAGACCTCCAAGTTCATGGCCGCAGGAGGGAAGGATAGACCTGCAAGATTTGAAGGTAAATAACATAATAAGATGCTGAATTCTTTTTCACATAGTCCTATTGAACATCTCTGAGAAATGGACTCGGTGACTTGTACTTCATGAGCAGGTAAGATACCGTCCAAATGCACCACTTGTTCTCAAAGGAATCACTTGCGTTGTCGCTGCTGGGAACAAGATTGGGGTTGTAGGAAGGACAGGGAGCGGGAAATCAACGCTTATCAGCTCATTGTTCCGTCTCGTTGATCCTGCGGGTGGGAGGATACTTATTGACAAGTTGGATATCTGCTCTGTGGGCCTCAAGGATCTAAGGACTAAACTGAGTATTATCCCTCAAGAACCTACACTGTTCAGGGGAACTGTGCGCAATAATTTGGATCCCCTTGGCCTTCATTCCGACCAAGAGATTTGGGAGGTAAAAATTTCATGCCTGCAAAACTATAATGAGCTTAAGAATGGAAACATAAATTCCTGCATAATACATTTCCTAATACAATCATGTTAAATTAACCTTCTGTTACCATAAGCAGtagattatattttttaaagatgtcATCATGCAAAACTAAACTTTATTCTATATGCCTATATGAACAGTTACAGTTCATGTATTCTGATAGTACACTACTTACGATGAACATTTCAGGCCTTGGAGAAGTGTCAACTAAAAACAGCAATTAGCAGCACCCCTGCCCTTCTTGATACAGTAGGTAAGTGAAATTAGAAATTTTACCCTAGAAAAGTTCTGAGACTCATAAAAGAGACTGAACGTATCTGGTCTGTTCTTGTGGAATAACACCATGGCAGTGAGCGACGATGGCGATAACTGGAGCGCTGGACAGCGTCAGCTCTTCTGTCTTGGCAGGGTTCTCCTACGCAGGAACAAAATTCTAGTTCTAGATGAGGCAACAGCTTCCATCGACTCTGCAACAGATGCGATACTGCAGAAAGTCATCAGGCAACAGTTCTCGAGTTGCACAGTGATAACCATAGCTCACAGGGTTCCAACTGTGACAGACAGTGACAGGGTCATGGTACTTTCCTACGGTATGCTTTTTGACGGAAACTTTCTATGGTATGTTATACAGGACATTTCAGTCATATAGCATCTGCGGAAAGCTCCAACCCATTCCTCAGACTGCTctcaaaaaaagaaggaaaaaatccATTCCTCAGATTACCAGTAGATAGATAAACTATCAATGTCCTATATGATCTAACAGGAGATAGCTAATTCTATAAGGACGATATTTTCATGATGGTGATTTTCCAATTATGCAGGGAAGCTTCTGGAATATGAGACACCAGCCAAGCTGTTGGAAGACAAACAATCAGCCTTTGCTAAACTTGTGGCGGAGTATTGGGCTAATACCAGACGGAATTCAACATGATTCTACTATTGTGTCAGGGCATGATAAAAGATACGATCAATTCAATTAAGATACTGAAATCTTCTCAAACTGAATCTGTGAGAAGACTGGGCATGACCTATTCATTATTTGATTGGTGGAATTGCTGGAAATAAAGAAgtcaacaaaaaaaatgtaaCTCTGGCAGTGGGACCAATTTTCGGAGTTAGGGTTGATGGACAGAAGCTGGTTAATTGAACTACTCCAAATAAGCTATAAGGTGTTCAACTATTCATTTCAAAATGGAAAGGAAGATCCACTTTCAGAATGATAAATGGCATTTTCAGATCGATGTAAGATATTTTTTAGTAAGAAGAAAATGGAAGGTCGTGATTCAGTAGAATCTGTAGCCAAAGTATGCCACAACAATTATTACCATGTTCCTTGTGTACGCAATATTGATAAACTTAAAGATGATGGCTGTATAGAGTGAGAGGCGTATTGTTTTTCAAATAATTAAAGGACAGTGCCGAGATATAAGTTCAGCCTTTTATGTATTACAGTCATACCAAGATGAttctaaataaattaaaattacAAGACTTGCTCTTATCCAATTA from Phragmites australis chromosome 8, lpPhrAust1.1, whole genome shotgun sequence includes:
- the LOC133926898 gene encoding ABC transporter C family member 8-like isoform X3, translated to MVSVCCVAAAAGYGVTGFQDASNIAAVAPYFVRGLVWVVLAASLHVQPTRPARAVAVLWWGLFSLLITAYNVELLAGGLRLDVAEAIAWPANFLLLLCVLDSLLRRSHGHHQDAPNDDGLSEPLIDKDKAVQYSELYRAGLFSQLAFSWLNPLLRLGRSKVLDLADVPLIAGEDSAQNASQKFAEAWSRHVHDKARSRRSSSLALVLFKCFLGEIALTGFYAFLRMLSIAVSPLLLFAFVWYSNQEERDLRAGLQLVGCLLLMKLVESLSQRHWFFDSRRTGMRIRSALMAVIFQKQLRLSSQGRKNHSTGEIVNYIAVDAYRLGDAISWLHMGWSSPLQLAFAVGTLFWALKLGALPGLAPLVIFGFLNVPFAKILQGYQAKFMVAQDERLRSTSEILNSMKIIKLQSWEEKFRHVIQSLRDAEFRWLSETQMKKAYGAVMYWMSPTVVSAVMYTATAIIGSAPLNASTLFTVLATLRVMAEPVRFLPEILTIMIQYKVSLDRIEKFLLEDEIKEEDVRREPSNDSDIRIQVQDGNFSWNASGAHLSLWNVNLSISRGEKVAVCGPVGSGKSSLLHALLGEIPRISGSVEVFGSVAYVSQNSWIQSGTVRDNILFGKPYNKELYEKAIKACALDKDIENFDHGDLTEIGQRGLNMSGGQKQRIQLARAVYNDADVYLLDDPFSAVDAHTAAVLFYDCVMTALAEKTVFLVTHQVEFLTETDRILVMEGGKVGQQGKYSELLESGTAFEKLVSAHQSSITALDTSASNQNQVQGQLVSDDNIVPSALQATRQASDIEISAKGPSAVIQLTEEEEKGIGVLGWKPYKDYINVSKGTFQFSGMCASQVLFTCFQIMSTYWLAVAVQMDNVSAALLVGAYSGLSIFSCCFAYSRSLFAATLGLKASKAFFSGLMDSVFKAPMSFFDSTPVGRILTRASSDLSILDFDIPYSMAFVATGGIEVVTTVLVMGTVTWQVLVVAIPVTITMVYVQRYYVSSARELVRINGTTKAPVMNYASESILGVVTIRAFTATERFIHNNMKLIDTDATLFFHTVAAQEWVLIRVEALQSLTILTSALFLVLVPPGVISPGFAGLCLSYALTLTSAQVFLTRFYSYLENYIISVERIKQYMHLPSEPPAIIPENRPPSSWPQEGRIDLQDLKVRYRPNAPLVLKGITCVVAAGNKIGVVGRTGSGKSTLISSLFRLVDPAGGRILIDKLDICSVGLKDLRTKLSIIPQEPTLFRGTVRNNLDPLGLHSDQEIWEALEKCQLKTAISSTPALLDTVVSDDGDNWSAGQRQLFCLGRVLLRRNKILVLDEATASIDSATDAILQKVIRQQFSSCTVITIAHRVPTVTDSDRVMVLSYGKLLEYETPAKLLEDKQSAFAKLVAEYWANTRRNST